Part of the Limihaloglobus sulfuriphilus genome is shown below.
TGGCTGCAAAAAGAATGGAACTGACCATTTTGGCATTGACATATTGCAAAATTATCTAATACTTTAATTTGTAAAGTATTAACCTTATTTTTTGTATTAAAATGCCTACTCTTAATGACATCGCCAGAAAAGCAGGTGTATCTGCTCCAACTGTCTCAAGGATTCTAAGTCCAAAAGACGGAGTAATTCCTGCGAAAATGAGTACCATTCAAAAGGTACGAAAAATTGCCGAGAGCCTCAATTACTCCCCCAACGCGGCAGCAAGATCACTGGCAATTAGAAGAACGGATAACATTGGTGTTGTTTTAGATACTTTGAGAAACACTCCTGGCGAAAGTCCCGTATGGTCTCAAATTCTGGCAGGAGTCTTAAACGAAGTCAGGCTGCAGCATTTAAATTGCATGATGACCGTAGAGAATTATTCAGCCTCTAATAAATTCAGGCTGCCTGAAGCCGTCCGCCAGAAAAATGTGGATGGATTGATTATAACGCATCCCTTAGGCACAACTGACTCCAATGTCTTGCAGGAATTTATTGATAACGGCGTGCCTTTTGTGGTACTTTCCGCCGCTTCCAGCGATCCAAGGGTATGGTCTGTTTGCTGCGATCCAAACCCCGGCTACATGGATGCATTTACGTATCTCTGCGAGTTAGGACATAGAAAAGTAGGCTACTGCGTTTATCCACAATGGAACGCGGCCGAGAACAGAGAAAAAATGTTCCCCAGTAAAAACATTTTTAAAAACTATAACATGGAATTCGTTCCCGTTGAAGTTGACCTCGCCAAAAATTCACATATTCAAGAAGGACAAAGGCTTGCAGAACAGATAATTTCTGGGGGTCTAGATATTACCGCTATTGTTATGGGGGATTCAATTTCCGCTGAACTCTTAAACTCTCTTAATGAACAGGGAATCAAAGTTCCCGATGACTTCAGTATTATCGGGCTGGATGACACTTATATTTGCCAGTGTACATCACCAAAATTGAGCAGTCTCGCCAGCCCGCTGGTGGAAATGGGACAAATTGCGGTGAGATTGCTGCAAGACGCTGTTAAGGCTAAACAGGGAGGTCTCACCGTTTCCGCCAGAAACATAATTTTGCCTAAGAAATTCGTTATTCGCAAATCCACAGGCCCACTAAAGCGGTAGATTGGCTCCTTAAAACTATAATGCAAACCCGTGCTGTCTAAAAACTCATAGCTCCGCCCATTATTACCTGTCAAGGCCGCAAAAAAAACAAGCTGTAGTTGTTAAGCAGCAATGAGACCACTAAAAATTCGTTTAATGACTTAAAAACGAGGATTTTATATCTTTCCAAATATTCTTTGCGTTTGACTTCGATGCCCAATTTTCACTGCCGCTCGGTCAGACACTTGGTTTTTAGCCCCAATTTCTCACTTAGCCCCAATTTCTCACTTAGGGGTGTAAAACAGGGTTTATGGTAGCGCCCGCGGCGTTGGTGTGTCGCCAAAGGGGGTCTTAATCTTTGACCTGGCTGCTGTATATTTTGGGTGGCTTCTGCAGCGGCAGATCCATGTTCAGGTGGTGCAGTATCAGACGCTGATCTGCCTCGGGCTCGGTGTACCTCTCCATCAAGAGGTACCGACCGTCAAGTGTTTCAAATGTCACATCAAGCATCTGGATACGGCTCATCGTTTCCAGGGCAGCCTGTGCGGTCAGGCCGCAGGCACTCACCCGCAGCTTATGCCGCAATGTCACCTGCAGGCAATAACTTATAAACGCCACAAAGATATGGGCATCAACACGCTCTTCTTTATGGTGATATACAGGGCGAATGCCAAGATCACTCTTGAGTTCTCTGAAAGACTGCTCAACGTTGCACTGCAGCATATACTCATTCCAGAGTGCCTTACCATCCTTGCCCTTCTGATTGGTCCGCAAAAAGTACTTGCCGTCACGATAGATCATATCACGGTATTTCTGCCGGTTTATGTGATACCTGAATTCGCCGGCTTCAATCCGCTCCTTTTGCCCCGGAATATCGAGCTCCATACATCTATAAGCGTTACCGGCCTGCGATTGCAAAGCCCCAAGGCGTTTATAAAAACGTTCATAATTGCGATATCCCTTGAGTTTTTCAAGTCCGTCAAGATATTTACGCAGTTTTCTTTTACGCATGGCCCTCTCCTTTTGCATACGATCCCTGCTCCTGGCAAGGACATAGCATTCGCCCTCTTTTTCGATGTATTTCACATGAACACTGCTGTTTACCTGCTCCCAGTCCTTTTCAGAAAGTTCACTGCTATAATCATCGAGCTGTCTGCGGGGTGTGCCAACAAGATAGCTTATATTGTTCTTACGCATGAACTTGAGCGTAGCTTCCGTTGGTATGCCCCTGTCCATCAGCCAGACCCTGTTGGCCTTGCCGTACATTGTTTCTATCTTGTTGAGCAGGGGTCTTAATGTCGTCTTTTCAGATGTATTTCCCTGAAGTACTTCGTAGTCAAGAGGAAAGCCCTCCGGCGTAACAACAAGGGCTATCAGCACCTGTCTGCAATCACTGCGTCTGTCTTTGCTGTGGCCGAATTCTGACTTGGGATTCTGCTTGCATAGCCCCTCGAAATACGTGCTGGTGATATCATAGAGCAGGATGTCGTACTCAAGGTTGAACATTCCTTGCCAGGTGTCTTTAAGGTATTTGCAAAGTTCGTCTTTGTATGGAAGGATACGGTCAAGACAACGGTAGAGCCTGTTTTTCTCGGCAATCTCAAAATCACAATCAAGGATGGCGTCCATAGCACTCTGGCTGAACCAGTGCTGATGGACAAAGTATTCGGCAGAAGGTTTTATCAGCCTGCTCACCGTAAGCAACTTGAGGACTTTTGAGAATGCGACCGGCGATCTGTCTGTATCAATCCGCTCTGACCAGAAGCGGTCAAAACCAAGCTGATCCCACATCTCAGAAGCCAGCCAGCAATCGCCAAACCTACGCGGTCGTTCCAGTCTCATCTTTGAGATGTTAACCGGTATCGTATCAACATCGTGACAGCTCTGGTTGTCCTGATCAAAAGCAAAAAGGGTTTTGTGTACAGGTTTGTTATCTTCGTTGATTATCTCAATTGATCTCTGCCAGGCCTTCTTTTGAGAGCCGCTGATCTCACCAAGGTAAAGAACCACCTTCTCCACATGCCGATTACCGGAGACCTTCCGCTTCTCAGCAATACTGTAATAGGTGTTGCATTTACCGTTCTTTTTACGCCTGTGCTTTTTCAAATACATACCCAAATTATCGCATAGAAATTCACCTATGCAATAGGGCAGGTCTGTACCAAAGCCAAATCCAGAATCAAAACACCCCTCAAAGGCCAGAAACATCGAAAATATTTTTATTTTTACCGGTTTCGAGACCTAAGTGAGAAATTGGGGTTAGGGGTGTAAAACAGGGTTTATGGTAGCGCCCGCGGCGTTGGTGTGTCGCCAAAGGGGGTCTTAATCTTTGACCTGGCTGCTGTATATTTTGGGTGGCTTCTGCAGCGGCAGATCCATGTTCAGGTGGTGCAGTATCAGACGCTGATCTGCCTCGGGCTCGGTGTACCTCTCCATCAAGAGGTACCGACCGTCAAGTGTTTCAAATGTCACATCAAGCATCTGGATACGGCTCATCGTTTCCAGGGCAGCCTGTGCGGTCAGGCCGCAGGCACTCACCCGCAGCTTATGCCGCAATGTCACCTGCAGGCAATAACTTATAAACGCCACAAAGATATGGGCATCAACACGCTCTTCTTTATGGTGATATACAGGGCGAATGCCAAGATCACTCTTGAGTTCTCTGAAAGACTGCTCAACGTTGCACTGCAGCATATACTCATTCCAGAGTGCCTTACCATCCTTGCCCTTCTGATTGGTCCGCAAAAAGTACTTGCCGTCACGATAGATCATATCACGGTATTTCTGCCGGTTTATGTGATACCTGAATTCGCCGGCTTCAATCCGCTCCTTTTGCCCCGGAATATCGAGCTCCACACATCTATAAGCGTTACCGGCCTGCGATTGCAAAGCCCCAAGGCGTTTATAAAAACGTTCATAATTGCGATATCCCTTGAGTTTTTCAAGTCCGTCAAGATATTTACGCAGTTTTCTTTTACGCATGGCCCTCTCCTTTTGCATACGATCCCTGCTCCTGGCAAGGACATAGCATTCGCCCTCTTTTTCGATGTATTTCACATGAACACTGCTGTTTACCTGCTCCCAGTCCTTTTCAGAAAGTTCACTGCTATAATCATCGAGCTGTCTGCGGGGTGTGCCAACAAGATAGCTTATATTGTTCTTACGCATGAACTTGAGCGTAGCTTCCGTTGGTATGCCCCTGTCCATCAGCCAGACCCTGTTGGCCTTGCCGTACATTGTTTCTATCTTGTTGAGCAGGGGTCTTAATGTCGTCTTTTCAGATGTATTTCCCTGAAGTACTTCGTAGTCAAGAGGAAAGCCCTCCGGCGTAACAACAAGGGCTATCAGCACCTGTCTGCAATCACTGCGTCTGTCTTTGCTGTGGCCGAATTCTGACTTGGGATTCTGCTTGCATAGCCCCTCGAAATACGTGCTGGTGATATCATAGAGCAGGATGTCGTACTCAAGGTTGAACATTCCTTGCCAGGTGTCTTTAAGGTATTTGCAAAGTTCGTCTTTGTATGGAAGGATACGGTCAAGACAACGGTAGAGCCTGTTTTTCTCGGCAATCTCAAAATCACAATCAAGGATGGCGTCCATAGCACTCTGGCTGAACCAGTGCTGATGGACAAAGTATTCGGCAGAAGGTTTTATCAGCCTGCTCACCGTAAGCAACTTGAGGACTTTTGAGAATGCGACCGGCGATCTGTCTGTATCAATCCGCTCTGACCAGAAGCGGTCAAAACCAAGCTGATCCCACATTTCAGAAGCCAGCCAGCAATCGCCAAACCTACGCGGTCGTTCCAGTCTCATCTTTGAGATGTTAACCGGTATCGTATCAACATCGTGACAGCTCTGGTTGTCCTGATCAAAAGCAAAAAGGGTTTTGTGTACAGGTTTGTTATCTTCGTTGATTATCTCAATTGATCTCTGCCAGGCCTTCTTTTGAGAGCCGCTGATCTCACCAAGGTAAAGAACCACCTTCTCCACATGCCGATAACCGGAGACCTTCCGCTTCTCAGCAATACTGTAATAGGTGTTGCATTTACCGTTCTTTTTACGCCTGTGCTTTTTCAAATACATACCCAAATTATCGCATAGAAATTCACCTATGCAATAGGGCAGGTCTGTACCAAAGCCAAATCCAGAATCAAAACACCCCTCAAAGGCCAGAAACATCGAAAATATTTTTATTTTTACCGGTTTCGAGACCTAAGTGAGAAATTGGGGTTAGGACAGTTAAAATCACTTGTAAAGCTAAACCAAGCCAATGTAACTCTAAGCTGGCTCCCAAGACATTGAGCAGCCTTATCACGAGTCTGCAAAGTTACAGATTCACAATTGGGGTCAAGCAGGCGATTGCTAATAGTTCGTATCACCCTGGACAGAAATGATGTATTTTGGAGCTGCAACTTTTCTATGGCTTCCTGGCAACTACGCATTTAGCAGCTTAATAAGATTTGATACCGTGAGTATATCAAGATCGCCAGCCTTTTCAATGAATGGCCGTACATCTGCTATTACTCTCTCCCAATCGAATTCTGACAATCTCTGGGCAATGTGTAATCGCCAGTTTTCGTTTGTTAATACCGGACCTTCCCACCCTGTCTGTTTCAAGGCATTATTGAGCAATTTAATATTCGGTTCCGGCCATGTTCTGTCGGAAAGATACCACATCAAATCATACACATCACGCCCCTTAGTGTATTTACGAGACGATAACGCATGTAGTTTACCGGCCAGTAGAGAGCTTTTGTCATAATGCTGCAGATTCAGCAAAATATATTTTCTAATAATACTCGTCTCTAATCCTGCACCAGCAGGAGGATTGGTATCAATTTCCACCTTGATTGAAATTGTCTCAGATATCAACGGAGACAACCCCAGATAATACAGAAGACCTGGAAATTTGACGAAAGCAGACTTCACGGTCTTTACAGTTTTGGCCTTCACTGTTATTTCATAATCTTCTGCAACAAACCGGCTTTTGATCTTTAACATGTGATTAATAAAGTTATCCTCCACCCCGGGTTTTATCGTAGAAAAGTCAAGGTCCTCTGAAAACCTGGGCAGCGAATATAGGAAACGCAATGCAGTACCGCCAACAAAAGCCCAGTTGACAAAAGCTCCATTTTCCTGAAGGAATTCAAGAGTCCGTGCCTGGAGATATTCACGCACAATGGATCTGGCAAGATTGGTATCCTGAACATTCTCAACCTGCTGTTTTAAAAAATCTCTCATAATTCTATTCCCTCACTCTCATTGATGATAATTTTAATATTTTTGAGTGCTTTCTTAAGTTTTGGACTGTTAAATCTTTCAGCAAACTCATCAAGTCTTTCCTGATTGATCTGCTCAAAATTCTGGAACCTCAATTCCTTTAAAAAACCGATATCTTCTCCGCAGGGGCTCATGTATACAAGGTCAAGCAATGCTTTTTCTGGATATGCAATAAAAGCGGCATTGCCGGCAGCAATTTCAACCTGCCGGTAGCCCCAAAAGTACTTTTTACTGATATGGCGAAACTCAAACCTGCCTGCAGGTGTATCAATTGTCTGTGGTCTGCCGGTTGTGATGCTTGTGACAACCGGCACAAACTCCGGAATAAGGCCATACCAAGCCAAGGCAGAATGAAGGCTTACATAGGATGCCTGCTTAAGCATGTTAGCTACAGAGAATGACTCGCAGGCGACCTTGCGGTAGGGATCTGCAAGGGTATACAGCCCCTTGTGAAGCCTGATAACCCGCCCATCCTTGACCCACCTGCTGATCTGCAAACGAATCTGAGCCAGATTCTCCCCGGCAGCCAAAAACTTCACAGTAAAGGCCGGCAGATTAGAGACCTTATTTAATAAATCTGCAAATTTCATTGCACCAATATATCGTATAAGATAATATTATGCAATAATAATAAAACTATAGTTGTCCTTTTGTGTCCAATTTCTGTCAGTTGCTACTGGCTGGTTAGTAGTTAGTCTTTATTGGGTTCACTTGTCAACTACATGTAAACCCCGTTTAAAGCCCTAAAAGGCCATAAATAACTTTTAAAAAAAGACTTACAAAGCCACACCCGTATTCCTAATCCGAAGGTCGCAGTTTCGAATCCTGCCAGGCGTGTTCCGTAAAACCCTGCAAATCAACAACTTGCAACATTTCGCTTTTTCTGCAATCCGCTGCTGAAGTGCCTGTGTGCCAAATGTGTGCCAAAACCCATGTGGTACAAAAACACATAGCTCCGGTCATTATTATCTTTCAAGGCCGCAAAAAAATCATGCGGAACAGTATTTTGTTATACCCATCTCTCGCCGGGGTACCATGTACAATCAAAAGTCTCTGATTTGTTGATGGCTGAAAAAACAGGTTGAATGAATGTCTTGATTTTTTCGACTACAGATGAAAAATCAACAAGTTCGAGACAGTTCTTGTTTATAAATGCATTCCATTGAATTTGTTTTACAGGGTCATCATAAAACCGCTGCGTAAAAGCTATGGGCAATTCTGTTGGAATGAGAGTCTTACGTTTTTCAAAAGTTAATCTTATAGCATCTTTTATTACAGTTCCTTCAAAAGTAAATTCTTGGGCTAACTGGTGTACATCGTAAAAATCTTTCATGCGGCTGTTGGCAATCCCCAGACTACCATTGCCTCGACTTTTTCTGCTATCACGGTTTCGGGTCGGTAAGCCCTGAAATCAGGAGCTGGCATGTCGAGTATTGCCGGATACTGCACCATTGAAGCGGGCGGATTAACGGAATCTCCAAAGCCAATATCTATTTGCATACACTACCCGGTTTTTCCAATTCTGAATTCAAGTTTTATTCTTACTCCATCATAT
Proteins encoded:
- a CDS encoding LacI family DNA-binding transcriptional regulator, translated to MPTLNDIARKAGVSAPTVSRILSPKDGVIPAKMSTIQKVRKIAESLNYSPNAAARSLAIRRTDNIGVVLDTLRNTPGESPVWSQILAGVLNEVRLQHLNCMMTVENYSASNKFRLPEAVRQKNVDGLIITHPLGTTDSNVLQEFIDNGVPFVVLSAASSDPRVWSVCCDPNPGYMDAFTYLCELGHRKVGYCVYPQWNAAENREKMFPSKNIFKNYNMEFVPVEVDLAKNSHIQEGQRLAEQIISGGLDITAIVMGDSISAELLNSLNEQGIKVPDDFSIIGLDDTYICQCTSPKLSSLASPLVEMGQIAVRLLQDAVKAKQGGLTVSARNIILPKKFVIRKSTGPLKR
- a CDS encoding IS1634 family transposase, which codes for MFLAFEGCFDSGFGFGTDLPYCIGEFLCDNLGMYLKKHRRKKNGKCNTYYSIAEKRKVSGNRHVEKVVLYLGEISGSQKKAWQRSIEIINEDNKPVHKTLFAFDQDNQSCHDVDTIPVNISKMRLERPRRFGDCWLASEMWDQLGFDRFWSERIDTDRSPVAFSKVLKLLTVSRLIKPSAEYFVHQHWFSQSAMDAILDCDFEIAEKNRLYRCLDRILPYKDELCKYLKDTWQGMFNLEYDILLYDITSTYFEGLCKQNPKSEFGHSKDRRSDCRQVLIALVVTPEGFPLDYEVLQGNTSEKTTLRPLLNKIETMYGKANRVWLMDRGIPTEATLKFMRKNNISYLVGTPRRQLDDYSSELSEKDWEQVNSSVHVKYIEKEGECYVLARSRDRMQKERAMRKRKLRKYLDGLEKLKGYRNYERFYKRLGALQSQAGNAYRCMELDIPGQKERIEAGEFRYHINRQKYRDMIYRDGKYFLRTNQKGKDGKALWNEYMLQCNVEQSFRELKSDLGIRPVYHHKEERVDAHIFVAFISYCLQVTLRHKLRVSACGLTAQAALETMSRIQMLDVTFETLDGRYLLMERYTEPEADQRLILHHLNMDLPLQKPPKIYSSQVKD
- a CDS encoding IS1634 family transposase, which gives rise to MFLAFEGCFDSGFGFGTDLPYCIGEFLCDNLGMYLKKHRRKKNGKCNTYYSIAEKRKVSGYRHVEKVVLYLGEISGSQKKAWQRSIEIINEDNKPVHKTLFAFDQDNQSCHDVDTIPVNISKMRLERPRRFGDCWLASEMWDQLGFDRFWSERIDTDRSPVAFSKVLKLLTVSRLIKPSAEYFVHQHWFSQSAMDAILDCDFEIAEKNRLYRCLDRILPYKDELCKYLKDTWQGMFNLEYDILLYDITSTYFEGLCKQNPKSEFGHSKDRRSDCRQVLIALVVTPEGFPLDYEVLQGNTSEKTTLRPLLNKIETMYGKANRVWLMDRGIPTEATLKFMRKNNISYLVGTPRRQLDDYSSELSEKDWEQVNSSVHVKYIEKEGECYVLARSRDRMQKERAMRKRKLRKYLDGLEKLKGYRNYERFYKRLGALQSQAGNAYRCVELDIPGQKERIEAGEFRYHINRQKYRDMIYRDGKYFLRTNQKGKDGKALWNEYMLQCNVEQSFRELKSDLGIRPVYHHKEERVDAHIFVAFISYCLQVTLRHKLRVSACGLTAQAALETMSRIQMLDVTFETLDGRYLLMERYTEPEADQRLILHHLNMDLPLQKPPKIYSSQVKD
- a CDS encoding nucleotidyl transferase AbiEii/AbiGii toxin family protein; this translates as MRDFLKQQVENVQDTNLARSIVREYLQARTLEFLQENGAFVNWAFVGGTALRFLYSLPRFSEDLDFSTIKPGVEDNFINHMLKIKSRFVAEDYEITVKAKTVKTVKSAFVKFPGLLYYLGLSPLISETISIKVEIDTNPPAGAGLETSIIRKYILLNLQHYDKSSLLAGKLHALSSRKYTKGRDVYDLMWYLSDRTWPEPNIKLLNNALKQTGWEGPVLTNENWRLHIAQRLSEFDWERVIADVRPFIEKAGDLDILTVSNLIKLLNA
- a CDS encoding type IV toxin-antitoxin system AbiEi family antitoxin domain-containing protein, whose amino-acid sequence is MKFLAAGENLAQIRLQISRWVKDGRVIRLHKGLYTLADPYRKVACESFSVANMLKQASYVSLHSALAWYGLIPEFVPVVTSITTGRPQTIDTPAGRFEFRHISKKYFWGYRQVEIAAGNAAFIAYPEKALLDLVYMSPCGEDIGFLKELRFQNFEQINQERLDEFAERFNSPKLKKALKNIKIIINESEGIEL
- a CDS encoding nucleotidyl transferase AbiEii/AbiGii toxin family protein yields the protein MKDFYDVHQLAQEFTFEGTVIKDAIRLTFEKRKTLIPTELPIAFTQRFYDDPVKQIQWNAFINKNCLELVDFSSVVEKIKTFIQPVFSAINKSETFDCTWYPGERWV